A single region of the Actinoplanes sp. SE50/110 genome encodes:
- a CDS encoding HdeD family acid-resistance protein: protein MFRRSGWLSLLAGVFALVLGIVAFAWPSATLHVVGFLFGLNLLILGVVRVVQFVLIPDAPVAGRVLGVIFGVLVGLLGILCLRDLAGSLKLLLVIVALGWMLDGLAEIFTSVGSGGGGARIAVGLCVVLAAVALLVWPGLGLATFVFFGATTLCFVGIAGILIGIAGLRSRSA, encoded by the coding sequence GTGTTCCGTCGTTCGGGCTGGCTCAGTCTGCTGGCCGGGGTGTTCGCCCTGGTGCTGGGCATCGTCGCGTTCGCCTGGCCGTCGGCCACCCTCCACGTGGTCGGCTTCCTGTTCGGCCTCAACCTGCTGATCCTCGGCGTGGTCCGGGTCGTGCAGTTCGTCCTCATCCCGGACGCGCCGGTCGCCGGCCGGGTCCTCGGCGTCATCTTCGGCGTCCTGGTCGGCCTGCTCGGCATCCTCTGCCTGCGCGACCTGGCCGGCTCGCTGAAGCTGCTGCTGGTCATCGTCGCCCTCGGCTGGATGCTGGACGGCCTGGCCGAGATCTTCACCTCGGTCGGCTCGGGCGGCGGCGGTGCCCGGATCGCCGTCGGCCTGTGTGTCGTGCTGGCCGCGGTCGCGCTGCTGGTCTGGCCCGGCCTGGGGCTGGCCACGTTCGTCTTCTTCGGGGCGACCACGCTCTGCTTCGTCGGCATCGCCGGCATCCTGATCGGCATCGCGGGCCTGCGGTCCCGCTCCGCCTGA
- a CDS encoding YcxB family protein, with translation MPSTFTFTPTRADLRWVIAQRLRPTVRALAAFGFAVGGAGVFALASHAVLAGLALLYFGLLFVVTAARMVSATLNRMPAFTMLPQTYRLDDEGITVSSRASVVWYAWDAFDRVVTAPGGWLLFAGRLNTVTIVRRMVPDGQVAELERELSRVGRLPEETPAADDAPVAPAAPARPGGVRPAVPDEAGPTG, from the coding sequence ATGCCATCGACATTCACCTTCACCCCGACCCGCGCCGACCTGCGCTGGGTGATCGCCCAACGGCTGCGCCCCACGGTCCGCGCCCTCGCCGCGTTCGGCTTCGCCGTCGGCGGCGCCGGCGTGTTCGCGCTCGCCTCGCACGCGGTCCTCGCCGGGCTGGCGCTGCTCTACTTCGGCCTGCTCTTCGTGGTCACCGCCGCCCGGATGGTCAGCGCGACACTGAACCGGATGCCCGCGTTCACCATGCTGCCGCAGACGTACCGGCTCGACGACGAGGGGATCACGGTCAGTTCCCGGGCATCGGTCGTCTGGTACGCCTGGGACGCCTTCGACCGGGTGGTCACCGCCCCGGGCGGCTGGCTGCTGTTCGCCGGCCGGCTGAACACGGTGACGATCGTCCGCCGGATGGTGCCCGACGGGCAGGTCGCCGAGCTGGAGCGGGAACTGTCCCGGGTGGGCCGCCTCCCGGAGGAGACGCCTGCCGCCGACGACGCACCGGTGGCACCGGCCGCCCCGGCCCGGCCCGGCGGGGTGCGCCCCGCGGTCCCCGACGAGGCCGGTCCCACCGGTTAG
- a CDS encoding NACHT domain-containing NTPase: MAGGRPSQGKQQRYDELEELAAWFRQALGDAGFGSVHEFVATGMFEKNAVYGVFNATRLLTLENTQSLAVALRRDAGDVRAVWLRAKEARDRELLAAERAEERRLCSWADLPLPSLALRNLLESQSMSVDRLPYSMLGVIEPPLSTVYVRQHIRSQDKRDRQPAVSREGTPAERSPVSQAQTTLSVLEAIERHDHLLVTGEAGAGKSTMTSYLARTLSRVWLRETSAAGLPLGEPVVPLRIAARTLDVGGSWSVVLAQAVSRSLGRSLLQDPDPAIFTRRAQGARWLILVDGLDEIPDARQRREIITSIAQHARAGRDYRFVVTTRPLPDDDLSPLISADVARFAIQPFGHAELDQFARRWFGSQRLDDPEDRADRFLRETSDGRLKELVRNPLLATIAGVSAVRDPDRPLPTSRISLYERFCGYLLDDHGGRRETMAQLHRHYANDPDRLTCVLWIHKHRTAIIGALALSRTGDQTSLWSTAKEWVRRHAPHSVTEVEQWKSHLWEELLATGLLVATDGELAFLHQSFAEYLSAKSHASTLDADFAALDGWIRRGIGEAERTFALFVFGLWAARADHQAHRIVDVLLSRYDPRRTLLAGRILAEGVRVDDPAAERVVTRLDALIRNENDTDRALEAVQVLGGLFDYRWVSSRLAGLASLDSLPVRRRVEAIVALEQLAGPSAITEALNDVLPSCYGRPLRRMAPMAVRLGAPIVEQIRERVQQMVAEADADAEEWANAVEVLKKLGLQDDTERFACSVLSNPFARQDDLKKAAEALFDAKGMAALPQVIEFAQTRPAADYTGRAALADLLRREGAREASATIVEQILADDSGTSSSGIAAVTTDLHLRGSEAVPAVLRLEERWSRDGSWLASGDLLEAAAKVVPDDRIAGRARQRAVSGIPLGADLYVRAWLAVEGIAAVPEIMKVTDGGRRLIFLDRVWVAKALHDVGALPEAWELAENALRCKDRGLRTRYRDAGSLLLKVDHDRGIPALMEIVEGDANNFPLLGGLLDALQEHDSPTAERALRDLADKLTHNPYVSSVELRDALITLVRCGEKPAAVVAAQAAIHRQNLTIDDRKEIAAALASYAELELAQEVWSHLMRWQEYSLSSDVTLVDDMIAAGAADWAAQELRAQLDDPLMAARRRTRLRQMLALLTAAADVPGPAHPDDAPGR; this comes from the coding sequence ATGGCGGGCGGTCGGCCTTCGCAGGGCAAGCAGCAGCGCTACGACGAGCTCGAAGAGCTGGCCGCATGGTTTCGGCAGGCTCTCGGCGACGCGGGCTTCGGCAGCGTGCACGAGTTCGTCGCCACCGGAATGTTCGAGAAGAACGCGGTGTACGGGGTCTTCAACGCCACTCGTCTGCTGACCCTGGAGAACACCCAGTCGCTGGCGGTCGCCCTGCGCCGCGATGCCGGCGATGTGCGCGCCGTCTGGCTGCGCGCCAAGGAAGCTCGCGACCGGGAGCTGCTGGCCGCCGAGCGCGCCGAGGAGCGACGCCTCTGTTCGTGGGCGGACCTGCCACTCCCGTCGCTGGCACTGCGCAATCTGCTGGAGTCGCAGAGCATGTCGGTCGACCGCCTGCCGTACTCGATGCTCGGCGTGATCGAGCCGCCGCTCTCGACCGTCTATGTCCGCCAGCACATCCGTTCACAGGACAAACGGGACCGGCAGCCGGCGGTCAGCCGGGAGGGGACGCCCGCCGAACGCTCGCCGGTGTCGCAGGCCCAGACAACCCTGTCCGTGCTGGAGGCGATCGAGCGACACGACCATCTCCTGGTCACCGGTGAGGCCGGTGCGGGCAAGTCGACCATGACGAGTTACCTGGCCCGGACCCTGTCCCGGGTGTGGCTGCGGGAGACGAGCGCCGCGGGGCTGCCGCTCGGCGAGCCGGTCGTCCCGCTGCGCATCGCGGCCCGGACTCTGGACGTCGGGGGCTCCTGGAGCGTGGTGCTCGCCCAGGCGGTCAGCCGGAGTCTCGGACGCAGCCTCCTGCAGGATCCCGACCCGGCCATCTTCACCCGACGGGCTCAGGGTGCCCGCTGGCTGATCCTGGTGGACGGGCTGGACGAGATTCCGGACGCCCGCCAGCGCCGCGAGATCATCACCTCGATCGCGCAGCACGCCCGGGCCGGACGTGACTACCGGTTCGTAGTGACGACCCGGCCCCTGCCCGATGACGACCTGTCGCCGCTGATCTCGGCCGACGTGGCCCGATTCGCCATCCAGCCGTTCGGGCATGCGGAGCTCGACCAGTTCGCCCGGCGCTGGTTCGGCTCCCAGCGGCTCGACGATCCCGAGGACCGTGCCGATCGATTCCTTCGGGAGACCTCCGACGGCCGGCTCAAGGAGCTCGTCCGCAATCCGCTGCTGGCGACCATCGCCGGGGTCAGCGCGGTGAGAGATCCGGATCGTCCCCTGCCGACCAGCCGGATCAGCCTCTACGAACGGTTCTGCGGTTACCTGCTGGACGACCACGGTGGGCGCCGGGAGACCATGGCGCAGCTGCACCGGCACTATGCCAACGATCCGGATCGACTGACGTGTGTCCTGTGGATCCACAAGCACCGTACCGCGATCATCGGTGCCCTCGCCCTCAGCCGCACCGGCGACCAGACTTCCCTGTGGTCGACGGCCAAGGAGTGGGTTCGCCGCCATGCTCCGCACAGCGTCACCGAAGTGGAACAGTGGAAATCCCATCTGTGGGAGGAGCTGCTCGCGACCGGGCTGCTCGTGGCCACCGACGGCGAACTCGCGTTCCTGCACCAGTCGTTCGCCGAGTATCTGTCCGCCAAGAGTCATGCGAGCACGCTGGACGCCGACTTCGCGGCCCTCGACGGATGGATCCGCCGAGGCATCGGCGAAGCCGAACGCACCTTCGCACTCTTCGTCTTCGGGCTCTGGGCGGCCCGGGCCGACCATCAGGCCCACCGCATCGTCGACGTCCTGCTGTCCCGCTACGACCCGCGACGAACGTTGCTGGCCGGGCGCATCCTGGCGGAGGGCGTGCGAGTCGACGACCCGGCCGCCGAGCGCGTGGTGACCCGGTTGGACGCGCTGATCCGCAACGAGAACGACACCGACCGGGCGCTGGAGGCGGTGCAGGTGCTCGGCGGTCTTTTCGACTATCGGTGGGTGTCGAGCAGACTGGCGGGCCTCGCCTCGCTCGACTCGTTGCCGGTCAGGCGCCGGGTCGAGGCGATCGTCGCACTGGAGCAGTTGGCCGGCCCCTCGGCGATCACCGAGGCGTTGAACGACGTTCTCCCATCATGCTACGGGCGCCCGTTACGCCGGATGGCGCCGATGGCGGTACGCCTGGGAGCGCCCATCGTCGAGCAGATACGCGAGCGGGTCCAGCAGATGGTCGCCGAAGCGGACGCCGACGCCGAGGAATGGGCGAACGCGGTGGAGGTTCTCAAGAAGCTGGGGCTCCAGGACGACACGGAGCGGTTCGCCTGCTCGGTGTTGTCCAATCCGTTCGCCAGGCAAGACGACCTCAAGAAGGCCGCAGAAGCGCTGTTCGACGCGAAAGGCATGGCAGCGCTGCCGCAGGTCATCGAGTTCGCGCAAACGCGGCCCGCCGCCGACTACACGGGCCGTGCAGCGTTGGCCGATCTACTTCGCCGTGAGGGCGCAAGGGAGGCGTCCGCGACGATCGTGGAGCAGATACTCGCCGACGATTCCGGCACGTCATCGTCAGGAATCGCTGCGGTCACCACTGACTTGCACCTACGGGGGTCTGAAGCGGTTCCCGCCGTGCTTCGGCTTGAGGAACGCTGGTCCAGGGACGGATCTTGGCTGGCTTCCGGCGACCTGCTGGAGGCTGCGGCAAAGGTAGTCCCCGATGACCGAATCGCTGGTCGTGCACGTCAACGCGCCGTCTCCGGCATTCCCCTCGGCGCCGACCTCTACGTCAGGGCCTGGCTGGCCGTAGAAGGAATCGCAGCCGTTCCTGAGATCATGAAGGTGACTGATGGTGGCCGCCGCTTGATTTTTCTCGACCGTGTCTGGGTCGCCAAGGCGTTGCATGACGTCGGCGCGCTCCCGGAGGCGTGGGAACTCGCGGAGAACGCGTTGCGGTGCAAGGATCGAGGGCTTCGCACCAGGTATCGGGACGCGGGAAGCCTGCTGCTGAAGGTCGACCACGATCGCGGAATCCCGGCTCTCATGGAGATCGTTGAAGGCGACGCCAACAACTTTCCGCTGCTCGGCGGACTGCTGGACGCGCTGCAGGAACACGACTCGCCAACGGCCGAGCGGGCATTGCGCGACCTGGCCGACAAGCTCACCCACAACCCTTATGTGTCCAGCGTCGAGCTCCGGGACGCACTGATCACCCTGGTCCGATGCGGGGAGAAGCCGGCAGCCGTGGTCGCCGCCCAAGCGGCGATCCACCGGCAGAACCTGACCATCGACGATCGCAAGGAGATCGCCGCCGCGCTGGCCTCCTACGCCGAGTTGGAGCTGGCCCAGGAGGTGTGGTCACACCTCATGCGCTGGCAGGAGTACAGCCTGTCGAGCGACGTGACCCTGGTGGACGACATGATCGCCGCGGGCGCGGCCGACTGGGCGGCGCAGGAGCTCCGGGCTCAGCTGGACGACCCTCTGATGGCGGCGCGCCGGCGCACGCGGCTTCGGCAGATGCTGGCGCTTCTGACGGCCGCGGCGGACGTGCCGGGCCCGGCGCATCCGGATGATGCGCCGGGCCGGTGA
- a CDS encoding M48 family metallopeptidase has protein sequence MPTSGGRPLRHPAEMPFYVFMVVLNLIIIWLIVQAAVTLPYLPDRLAGTGWATTVRSAFIGLLLLVPVLVIIRETQRASVRGTAVELSPHQYGELYKTADDFAHRLGLPRRPTIYLANGNGTLNAFAAQATGHDYVVLSNELFANLQQNNREGLRFILGHELGHIRLHHVSLWYQLSVAYSERIPVLGPTLSRLREYSCDRHGAHLCPAGASGLVLLASGRHTEHTTDVQQLLRQGRALRGFWVELAQLPQSHPYTVRRIERLFRLGLLHGTD, from the coding sequence GTGCCGACATCGGGCGGTAGACCACTGCGGCATCCGGCCGAGATGCCGTTCTACGTGTTCATGGTGGTGCTCAACCTGATCATCATCTGGCTGATCGTGCAGGCCGCGGTCACCCTGCCCTACCTGCCGGACCGGCTGGCCGGGACCGGCTGGGCCACCACGGTGCGCAGCGCCTTCATCGGCCTGCTCCTGCTGGTGCCGGTGTTGGTGATCATCCGGGAGACGCAGCGCGCCTCGGTCCGCGGCACCGCCGTCGAGCTCAGCCCGCACCAGTACGGCGAGCTGTACAAGACCGCCGACGACTTCGCGCACCGGCTCGGGCTGCCCCGCCGCCCGACGATCTACCTGGCCAACGGCAACGGGACGCTGAACGCCTTCGCGGCCCAGGCCACCGGGCACGACTACGTGGTGCTCTCCAACGAGCTGTTCGCCAACCTGCAGCAGAACAACCGGGAGGGACTGCGGTTCATCCTCGGCCACGAGCTCGGCCACATCCGGCTGCACCACGTCTCGCTCTGGTACCAGCTGTCGGTCGCCTATTCGGAGAGGATCCCGGTGCTCGGCCCGACCCTGTCCCGGCTGCGCGAGTACTCCTGCGACCGGCACGGCGCGCACCTGTGCCCGGCCGGCGCGTCCGGGCTGGTGCTGCTCGCCTCCGGGCGGCACACCGAACACACCACCGACGTGCAGCAGTTGCTGCGGCAGGGGCGGGCGCTGCGCGGCTTCTGGGTGGAGCTGGCCCAGCTGCCGCAGTCACACCCGTACACCGTGCGCCGGATCGAACGACTGTTCCGGCTCGGCCTGCTGCACGGCACCGACTAG
- a CDS encoding diacylglycerol kinase family protein: MALLAFVAAAAAVVLVLAVAGIGGSLALLLTGVAGGAVMLLAAWWFLSHRGVARWAAGCLAVLAPVVVAVLFARARLVGVVVVFGLLWWAAIAAARRALAVPVPEPVTERTAAPRHPYLIMNPRSGGGKVGRFRLAERARALGAEVFLLDGSTVDVAEVARRAVRDGADLLGVAGGDGTQALVAGVAAEHGVPFLVISAGTRNHFALDLGLDLTDPAAGLDALTDGEEVRVDLGRIGDRTFVNNASFGAYATVVHSPRYRDAKVGTALDLLPDALTGRSPLRLTVDGATLDGPHAVLISNNAYRLDSGQRPRLDRAELGVLAAGRRRVVVRTTRDAVVDADLPEIPVGVDGEALTFAPPVRCVTVPGALRVRVPRQRPGVPVPPPQLDWRRLRHLAFGRVTQALDGAAVSGEPLAA; the protein is encoded by the coding sequence ATGGCCCTGCTCGCGTTCGTCGCGGCGGCCGCCGCCGTCGTGCTGGTGCTCGCGGTCGCCGGGATCGGCGGCAGTCTCGCCCTGCTGCTGACCGGCGTGGCCGGCGGCGCGGTCATGCTGCTGGCCGCGTGGTGGTTTCTCAGCCATCGCGGCGTGGCGCGCTGGGCCGCCGGGTGCCTGGCGGTGCTCGCCCCGGTGGTGGTCGCCGTGCTGTTCGCCCGGGCCCGGCTGGTCGGGGTGGTGGTCGTGTTCGGCCTGCTCTGGTGGGCCGCGATCGCCGCCGCCCGGCGGGCCCTGGCGGTGCCCGTGCCGGAGCCGGTGACCGAGCGCACGGCGGCGCCCCGCCACCCGTACCTGATCATGAATCCACGCTCGGGCGGCGGCAAGGTGGGCCGGTTCCGGCTCGCCGAGCGGGCCCGGGCGCTCGGCGCCGAGGTGTTCCTGCTGGACGGTTCCACGGTGGACGTGGCCGAGGTGGCGCGCCGGGCCGTGCGCGACGGCGCCGACCTGCTCGGGGTGGCCGGTGGGGACGGCACCCAGGCGCTGGTCGCCGGGGTGGCCGCCGAGCACGGCGTTCCGTTCCTGGTGATCTCCGCGGGCACCCGCAACCATTTCGCCCTCGACCTCGGCCTGGACCTGACGGATCCGGCGGCCGGCCTGGACGCGCTCACCGACGGCGAGGAGGTCCGGGTGGACCTGGGGCGCATCGGTGACCGGACGTTCGTCAACAACGCCTCGTTCGGGGCGTACGCCACGGTGGTGCACAGTCCGCGCTACCGCGATGCGAAGGTGGGCACCGCGCTCGACCTGCTGCCGGACGCGCTGACCGGACGCTCGCCCCTGCGGCTGACCGTGGACGGCGCCACCCTGGACGGTCCGCACGCCGTGCTGATCAGCAACAACGCCTACCGGCTGGACAGTGGTCAGCGTCCCCGGCTGGACCGGGCGGAGCTGGGTGTGCTGGCCGCCGGCCGACGGCGGGTGGTGGTCCGCACCACGCGGGACGCGGTCGTCGACGCGGATCTGCCGGAGATTCCGGTCGGGGTGGACGGTGAGGCGCTGACCTTCGCGCCGCCGGTGCGCTGTGTGACCGTGCCGGGCGCGCTGCGGGTCCGGGTGCCACGGCAGCGCCCCGGGGTGCCGGTTCCGCCCCCGCAGCTGGACTGGCGGCGCCTGCGCCACCTGGCGTTCGGCCGGGTGACGCAGGCGCTGGACGGGGCCGCGGTCAGCGGCGAACCACTCGCCGCGTGA
- a CDS encoding metallophosphoesterase, which yields MSDLHLGAHHDAAVQSLIADVAAVRPDLTVVTGDWTMRARPVEFDLAKELLKRLPEPVLSVLGNHDLPLAGPQRLLRPYDRYRTWICDDLDPVIHLAGLTAAGVASMPRWRWKDGRVTRQQTTSLTAAFAAAPPDGLRLIALHHPPTGRRLVGRSRLLTAAREAGVHLVLAGHTHIPEVRRLAGGPVLITAGTSTSRRTRGTPRSWSRITVAGGTVTVVERYPSGAGWHTGRLTTVPGSPVASGG from the coding sequence GTGTCCGACCTGCACCTCGGGGCGCACCACGACGCGGCGGTGCAGAGCCTGATCGCGGACGTCGCCGCGGTCCGGCCGGACCTCACGGTGGTGACCGGCGACTGGACCATGCGAGCCCGGCCGGTGGAGTTCGACCTGGCCAAGGAGCTGCTGAAACGGCTGCCGGAACCGGTGCTCAGCGTGCTCGGCAACCATGACCTGCCGCTGGCCGGCCCGCAGCGGCTGCTGCGCCCGTACGACCGCTATCGAACCTGGATCTGCGACGACCTGGACCCGGTCATCCACCTGGCCGGCCTGACCGCCGCCGGGGTCGCCTCGATGCCGCGGTGGCGGTGGAAGGACGGCCGGGTCACCCGGCAGCAGACCACGTCGCTGACGGCGGCCTTCGCCGCCGCGCCACCGGACGGGCTGCGGCTGATCGCCCTGCACCACCCGCCGACCGGCCGGAGACTGGTCGGCCGGTCCCGGCTGCTGACCGCGGCGCGGGAGGCCGGCGTGCACCTCGTCCTGGCCGGGCACACCCACATCCCGGAGGTGCGCCGGCTGGCCGGCGGGCCGGTGCTGATCACCGCGGGCACCTCGACCAGCCGGCGGACGCGGGGGACACCGCGCTCCTGGAGCCGGATCACCGTCGCCGGCGGCACGGTCACGGTGGTCGAACGCTACCCGTCCGGCGCCGGCTGGCACACCGGCCGCCTGACCACCGTCCCGGGTTCACCGGTCGCCTCCGGCGGGTGA
- a CDS encoding MFS transporter, translating to MVDTTARALRRALIPFALAQFICSFAGSNMNVMINDISADLGTTVAGVQLAITIFLLVMAALMIPGGKLTDRIGRKRCLTVGLLVYAVGALLSAAAPGLGVLILGNSLLEGVGTAMLIPPVYILTTLLFTDVTSRAKAFGAISAMGGIGAATGPLIGGFLTTAFSWRVAFLFQTAVVLLIAVLSRRWVHDPLPADPTRPTDLGGAVLSALGLVLVVSGILAADDNVAVMIALLVAGAGVLLWFFASMRAKERTGRPALLSMTLFRNRTSNLGMVTQSAQWLMLMGTSFVVSAYLQVVRGYNAIETGVVFTATTAGLLLSSLAAERFAKRRAQRTLIVAGFLITMAGVVLLLTLVYASKSVAMFVPGLFVIGFGLGGMLTPSVNVVQSSFGEDLQGEISGLSRSVSNLGSALGGAVAGTILVAELGSRPGTGYAAAMIAVAVAGLIGLAAAWFLPRTAAPAPA from the coding sequence ATGGTGGATACCACCGCGCGAGCGCTGAGACGGGCGTTGATCCCGTTCGCGCTGGCCCAGTTCATCTGCAGTTTCGCCGGCTCGAACATGAACGTGATGATCAACGACATCAGCGCGGACCTCGGCACCACGGTCGCCGGGGTGCAGCTGGCGATCACCATCTTCCTGCTGGTGATGGCCGCGCTGATGATCCCCGGCGGCAAGCTCACCGACCGGATCGGCCGCAAACGCTGCCTGACCGTCGGCCTGCTGGTGTACGCGGTCGGTGCACTGCTCAGCGCCGCGGCCCCCGGCCTGGGCGTGCTGATCCTCGGCAACTCCCTGCTGGAGGGCGTCGGCACGGCGATGCTGATCCCGCCGGTCTACATCCTGACCACCCTGCTGTTCACCGACGTCACCTCGCGGGCCAAGGCGTTCGGCGCGATCAGCGCCATGGGCGGGATCGGCGCCGCGACCGGTCCGCTGATCGGCGGCTTCCTCACCACCGCATTCAGCTGGCGGGTGGCGTTCCTGTTTCAGACCGCGGTGGTGCTGCTGATCGCGGTGCTCAGCCGTCGCTGGGTGCACGACCCGCTGCCGGCCGACCCGACGCGCCCGACCGACCTGGGCGGCGCGGTGCTCTCCGCGCTCGGCCTGGTCCTGGTCGTGTCCGGGATCCTGGCCGCGGACGACAACGTCGCGGTGATGATCGCCCTGCTGGTCGCCGGGGCGGGCGTGCTCCTCTGGTTCTTCGCCTCGATGCGGGCCAAGGAACGCACCGGGCGGCCGGCGCTGTTGTCGATGACGCTGTTCCGCAACCGCACCTCGAACCTCGGCATGGTCACCCAGTCGGCCCAGTGGCTGATGTTGATGGGGACCTCGTTCGTGGTCTCGGCGTACCTGCAGGTGGTCCGCGGCTACAACGCGATCGAGACCGGGGTGGTGTTCACCGCGACCACGGCCGGGCTGCTGCTGTCCTCGCTGGCCGCGGAACGGTTCGCGAAGCGGCGGGCGCAGCGCACGCTGATCGTCGCCGGCTTCCTGATCACCATGGCCGGCGTGGTCCTGCTGCTCACCCTGGTGTACGCGTCGAAGTCGGTCGCGATGTTCGTACCCGGCCTGTTCGTGATCGGTTTCGGGCTGGGCGGCATGCTCACCCCGTCGGTCAACGTGGTCCAGTCCAGCTTCGGCGAGGACCTGCAGGGCGAGATCTCCGGCCTGTCGCGCAGCGTGTCCAACCTGGGCTCGGCACTGGGCGGCGCGGTCGCCGGGACGATCCTGGTGGCCGAGCTCGGCTCCCGGCCGGGCACCGGGTACGCGGCCGCGATGATCGCGGTCGCGGTGGCCGGCCTCATCGGTCTGGCCGCCGCCTGGTTCCTTCCGCGGACAGCCGCTCCTGCTCCCGCTTGA
- a CDS encoding YihY/virulence factor BrkB family protein → MAGFGHAVLRKYLDDGGPREAALITYYGFLSLFPVLLLAVDLISRVLVNRPGLRSRTIGAFVPEPLRADVEQAVAHLPTSAVALVAGLCGLAYTAAGVLLSVYQTLNHLAAVPYRERSGVLSRCLRVLAGLVVLLSAVVATASLPPAGAFVVAFGALWLIARLLLDRPAPLRALWPGALIGAAAVTLTLQLGAAVLPRLIRGAGPVYGGFATVAGIFTLLYVVSNALVGAAEVAAVRWGRLWPRAMDRGHPSPADLRAVALLKREQERLSAEGTRRRPDR, encoded by the coding sequence GTGGCCGGGTTCGGCCACGCGGTGCTGCGCAAGTATCTGGACGACGGCGGCCCCCGGGAGGCCGCGCTGATCACCTACTACGGGTTCCTCAGCCTGTTCCCGGTGCTGCTGCTCGCCGTCGACCTGATCTCCCGGGTCCTGGTGAACCGGCCGGGGCTGCGGAGCCGCACGATCGGGGCCTTCGTGCCCGAGCCGCTGCGCGCCGACGTCGAGCAGGCGGTGGCGCACCTGCCCACCTCGGCCGTGGCGTTGGTGGCCGGCCTGTGCGGGCTGGCCTACACGGCCGCCGGGGTGCTGCTGTCGGTGTATCAGACGCTCAACCATCTGGCCGCCGTGCCGTACCGCGAGCGGTCCGGCGTGCTCTCCCGCTGTCTGCGGGTGCTGGCCGGCCTGGTGGTCCTGCTGAGCGCGGTGGTGGCCACCGCGTCGCTGCCGCCGGCCGGCGCGTTCGTCGTCGCCTTCGGCGCGCTGTGGCTGATCGCCCGGCTGCTGCTGGACCGGCCGGCGCCGCTGCGCGCGCTGTGGCCGGGCGCGCTGATCGGCGCCGCCGCGGTGACCCTGACCCTGCAGCTGGGTGCGGCGGTGCTACCCCGGCTGATCCGCGGCGCCGGGCCGGTCTACGGCGGCTTCGCCACCGTCGCCGGCATCTTCACCCTGTTGTACGTGGTGAGCAACGCGCTGGTCGGCGCGGCGGAGGTGGCCGCGGTCCGGTGGGGGCGGCTGTGGCCGCGAGCCATGGACCGCGGCCACCCGTCGCCGGCCGACCTGCGGGCGGTCGCGCTGCTCAAGCGGGAGCAGGAGCGGCTGTCCGCGGAAGGAACCAGGCGGCGGCCAGACCGATGA